CGGATTACTTCCCTCAGCAGATCATCAAAACCCTGCCCCTTGAGCTCCGGAAGTGCCTCAAGAAGGGGTTTGCCGATAATATCTTCAGCTTTGCGGCCTACCAGTTCGCCGTAAAAAGTATTGGCGCTTATAAAAACCAGATCATCTCCTATTCCTATCGTGGCAATACCGACGGGAGACTGCTCAAACATAACAGCGAGCTCGTTGTGGCTCTCTGAAGCCTGCTGCTGTGCTTTCACTGCAGGTGTTACATCCGAATACATAGCAAGAACGGCATAAACGGCGCCGGTCTTATCAAAAAGAGGTGTCAGGGAATAATCGAAATACTGTTCTTTTTCTGATTTTACATTTTTTATTCTGGCTGCTGTAGCTTTGTATTCTTTTCCAGTCAGATAAACTTCATTGAGCCTGTCATATAAATCATAATCTCTTATGTCAGAAAAAACATCTTTTAATTTTCTGCCGATAATATCATTTTCTTTTCCCCAATACTGCAGGACTGCCTGATTGGCCAGTTCAATGTAAAACTCTCTTCCCCTGAATAATGCAGTGCCCACAGGTGCTTTTTCAATAAGTGTCCGAAAACGAAATTCTCCTTCTTCCAGCTGCTCCTCTTTTTCTTTTTCAAGTGTTATATCCACTGCGATGGCAGTGATATATTTACTGCCTGCTGCATCGCTTACAACAGAGACGCTATTGTTTACCCATAGTATTGAACCGTCACGTTTTACATAGCGTTTGGTAATCATAAAATCTTTTCCGTCCCTGATGCAGGCCTCAAGAAGTATCATATTGCGCTGCAGGTCATCAGGATGTGTCAGATCTCCAAGATTCATCTGTACTATTTCCTCCCGGCTGTAGCCAAGCATCTCGCAGTATCGGTCATTAACTTCCGTCACTCGTCCTTCTATATTGGCCTGTGCAATTCCGGCCTGAGACTGTTTAAGTACATTGTTAAGCTGTGTTCTTACAGAACCTGATTCTATTACATTGGGAATAACAGCTGAATTTTCTATGCAGGTGCCAAAGACTCCTTCCCTATTCCCGCTCTGGCCGAAAACTGCGCTGCATGCGACAGTAAGATAAATTTCCTGCAGGCTGTTATTTCTGCTTACAGCAGTTATAATATTAGACTCTAATCTAATTGCTTTTTGATTTATAACCTGTTCAATGATATCTGATATTGTTTCCCATCCAAAAGGCATTGCATCTTTAAAGCGGGTTTCAAAAGTCGATGTTTTTATGCCGTTATCAGAAAAGAAAGCGCTGAAAGAATCATTGTAGAAAAAGAACCTTTCTTTTCCCCATATCAGAAACATCGGAACTCCTGAACCGAGCATAATTGCCAGTGATGTCTCCAGCTGCGGCGGCCATTTCTCCGGCGCACCTAAAGAAGTTTCAGACCAGTTAAACTCACTGATAAGAGAACCTAATTCTCCAATATTACTTAAAAACGGATGTTGAGATCCCCTGCTGTCCAACTGCACTCTTTGTAGTATTTGATTTCAAATGGAAAGGTAGCGTAATTTTAACAAATCACCAATTAATTTGATTGTCCATTATTTGAACCGGACTGCATCAATTTATTACAATACTAGTGACTAATTTAATCTGCTGGCCTCCTAAAAACATCTCGAAACGTATTTCCAGTTTCAGAGAAATTATGAATTGTAAATCTTGATATTGATTGTTTTCCTACTGAGGTAAAAAATTGGTTCATAGCTCTAAATCCAAAACAGAAATTCATACAGCCAAAGAAAGACAATCATGCCACAACTTAAAACAATCTTTACAAATCCTCCATAATATTTGTAGAATTGTATGTTAGTTTACTGGTATGAACCAGTTGAGTTTTTATAATTTTTTACATCAATCCCCAACAGGACATCTAAACCAAATTTACATAGCCAATGGAAGACAGACACTACATATAGAAAGCCAATTTCTTCAAATCATCCAAAAATGATGTCGTAATTTGTCCTGTCCCCGTCACAAAGAGCCAAAAGGCGCCAATTGAAGACAATTGGCGCCTTTTTTATTAAAAAAAAATATTAATCAATATATTATCGAATTTTTTGTTTTTACTTCCTTTGTTACCACCCTTTTATTTCGTTTTATTGTTAGAAACAAATAAATTGAGTTTTGATAACTGCAGCTGGACTCCACTCATCTTTTAAAGTTTTTCTTCAGGCCAATAACACCGTACATATAAAGAAAAAGTGCCTTTTCGAGCGGAAAGCCAATTGTCGATTTTATCACTATCTGGTTTGGAGTTTTGCACATACAGCGTTAGTGAGCCGTGAGCATTATATTTTAAATTTTTATTTTTTGTTCCTAAAGAGTAACGCTTAAACTCATTTGATGCAAAAAAGTGGTGATCATCATAAAGGATAAGTAAACAAAATCCTTTGACAGGAAGAGTTTGTCCTTTTGTAAAAGTAATGGTTTTTATTATTTCTTTATAGTAAAACGGATTGCTAACATATTAAATAAAGTATAGTAATTTATATAAAACTTGTTACTCTTTAATCAATTTTCTGATTAAGTTTAAGTAAGTTAAAAATATGATACCTTTAATAACAATCAAGCTATTTTACAACAATAAGAACAAATCATTTTATGAAAAAAATAATCATTATAGTTATTTTACAATTTTTGACTTGTTCCGTCTTTGGGCAAAATACTGTTCCAAAGCATTCTATAATAACTGATACCGTAAAAAACATTCGTTTCAATTACAAACAGCTTATTATTCCCGGAATTTTAATTGGATATGGTTTTTGGGGAAATGAAAGCGGACAGATAAAAAGTTTCAACAATCAAATACGTGATGAATTTACAGAAGATATTGATTGTAAGATTTCGATAGATGATTTTTCGAGATATGCTCCTGCTGTTTCAGTTTATGCACTTAATGCGTTTGGGGTTGAAGGAAAAAATAATATGCGTGACCGTTCTGTAATTTTAATCACTTCAACAATTATAAATGTGGGAACTGTTTTTGCTTTAAAATCACTCAGTAATGTGGAACGTCCTGATGGAACTTCAAACAATTCATTTCCTTCAGGTCATACCGCTATTGCTTTTGCAGGCGCAGAATTTTTATATCAGGAATATAAAGACAAATCAATATGGTACGGCGTTGCGGGTTATGCAGTTGCCGCAGGAACCGGAATATTTCGCATGTACAATAACAGACACTGGCTTACAGATGTTGCCGCAGGTGCAGGAATTGGAATTTTGAGTACCAAAATTGCGTATTGGGTAAATCCCTATATTACAAGAAAATTATGGCATGGCGAACACAAAAAATCGATGTCTTTTATAGCTCCATCTTACGATGGTAAAAATTTGACAATCTGCTATTTCAAAACATTTTAAGCTTACGCGATACTAATATTCAGATTTTCTTCAAAATTCATTTGTAAATTGCGACATGAAAATTCTTATTATTGAAGATGAGCAAGAAATTGCACAAAGCATCAAAGAGTACTTTAAAACAAATGGCGTTCAATGCGAAACAGCCGAAAATTACGATTTGGCACTCAGCAAAATCGACAGCTATGATTACGATTGTATTCTGCTGGATTTAATGCTGCCTGATGGTGACGGATTTGATATATTAAAAGAGCTAAAAGCGAAGAATAAAACAGAAGGCGTTATCATAATTTCGGCAAAAGAAAACCTTGAAACACGTTTGGAAGGATTTAATCTCGGCGCAGATGATTATCTTACCAAACCTTTTCATCTTGCTGAACTTTTGGTGAGAATGCAGGCGCTTATTCGCCGCAAGAATTTTAAAGGAAGCAACAGCATTACATTCAATGAAATTGTCATCGAAATTTTCTCAAAGACAGTCTTTGTAAATGATATAAAACTGGATATTACAAAAAAAGAACTGGATTTACTCCTCTTTTTAATTGGCAACGAAAATAAGGTATTATCTAAATCCTCGATTGCAGAACATCTTTCTGGCGATATGGCAGATATGCTTGACAATCATGATTTTATATATGCTCATATTAAAAATCTAAAAAAGAAACTCACACAAGCCGGAAGTGGCGATTATATCAAAACAGTGTATGGTTTGGGTTATAAATGGGAAAATGAATAACAAAAAACTACTTCGCAAAACAACAAACAGCTTTCTTTTATATGCCGTTATCATATTATTGATAGCTGCACCGGTATTTTATTATATCTGTCAGTGGCTGTATGTTTATGAAACCGATGAAGTACTGCTTTTTCATAAAGGCGCTTTTATAAACGAAAGCCACAACAATTACACTGCTAATGATATCGCCGCCTGGAACAAATACAATCCTAATATATCTATTGTTAAAGATATGGGTGTAACGAAAGATTCCATTGTGGGTAAAATGATATTTGAAGCTTTAGCCAATGAAAAAGAACCGTTTAGAATATTGTATGCTCCGGTTGATATCAACGGAAAAAGATACACCTATATAGAAAAGCGAAATCTGGTTGAAATGGAAGGAATGGTTTTTAGTGTGGCCGTTATGTTCCTGTTCATCATCATCATTTTACTTACCGGAATAATCTGGATTTCAAAAAGATCAGCAAAAATAATCTGGAAACCTTTTTACAATACATTAAGCCAGATAGAAGATTTTGAAATTGATAAAAGTAATCCGCCACATTTTATTCCAACCGATATTGACGAATTTGCGCGTTTAAATAAAAGTCTCGAAAGTTTAATCGAAAAAAATACAGCCATTTACAAAAGCCAGCGCGAATTTGTAGAAAATGCAGCACATGAACTTCAGACTCCATTGGCTTTATTCCAAACCAAAATAGACATTCTCCAGCAATTAGAATTAAATGAAGAACAATCGACTTTAGTTGGTTCTCTAAACAAAGATGTATCAAGACTCAACAGACTGAATAAAAATCTTTTATTGCTTTCTAAAATTGATAATGAAAGTTATCTCGAAAAAAACACCATTAGTTTAAATGAGTATTTTGAGAAACATCTTGACTTTTTTACAGAGCAGGCCAAAGCTAAAAACCTGACTATTCAAACTGAATTTAAAGATGCTTTAAGTGTTCAGGGAAATGCAGCATTGGCAGAAGTGTTATTAAATAATTTATTTCTAAATGCTATTCGTCATAATAAAAAGGATGGCAGGATAGAAATTCAAATAGAAAACAATGCACTTCGATTCACAAACACAGGACAGGAAACAGCCTTGGCAGCAGAAAATATTTTCAACCGTTTTTCAAAAGTAAATCCTTCTTCGCAGGGAAATGGACTCGGATTGGCGATCATTAAAAAGATATGCGAAATCAATCACTGGGAAATTCAATATTATTTTAATGAGAATCTGCATATTTTCGAGGTGAAATTTTAAAAATTCAAACTTCCTACAGAATCGGTTATGAGCTTTGTACTATTCTTTTTTTAAATAGTACAAATGAAATCAAAAACAATACTACTGTTATCTTTTCTGTTGATAATAGTACTGCAGTTATCCGCCCAAAAAAAATCGGTAACCATTTCCGGAATTGTAAAAGACAGTAATTCTAAAACTGTAATACCTTATGCTAATGTGGTTTTAAAATCTTCAAAAGATTCTAAAATTTTCTTTGGCACCGTAAGCGGTGAAGACGGACGTTTTACAATTGCAGCCGTAAATTCAGGAAATTACATTTTAGAAGTAAGCGTTGTTGGTTTTAAAACCAAATCCCAAACCTTGTTTGTGGGCAGTCTTTCTGATTATTTAGATCTTGGAAACATTGAAATTCAGGAAGATATCAATACGTTATCCGAAGTTGTTGTCAGCTCAAAAACACAGCAAAACCCCGTAACATTAGATAAAAAAGTTTTTGCTGTTGCCGATAATATTACGCAAAGCGGAGGTTCTGTTTTGCAATCCATGCAAAATTTACCCGGAGTTACCGTTCAAAACGGAAAAGTACAATTAAGAGGAAATGATAAAGTAACCATTTTAATCGACGGTAAACAAACCGCTTTGACCGGATTTGGAAATCAGTCCGGACTCGATAATATTCCGGCTTCTGCTATCGAAAAAATTGAAATTATAAACAATCCATCTTCTAAATATGATGCCAACGGAAATGCCGGAATCATCAATATTATTTACAAAAAAAACAAACAAGACGGCTTAAACGGAAAAATAGGAATTAGTTCGGGATACGGAGCTTTATGGGAGCGTCAGGCGAATCTGCCAACGATAAGACCTCAATATAAAGTGACGCCTAAAATTAATCCGAGCCTTTCGCTAAACTACAGAAAAGATAAAATAAATGCTTATTTACAAGCCGATTATCTCTATGCAGAAACGCTTAACAAAAATGAATTTGTTACCAGAACTTATGATGACGGCAACGTAATTAATCAGCAGACAAAGCGAAATCGGGATACACATTTTACTACGCTTAAAACCGGAATTGACTGGAATTATAATGACCGAAATACTTTTTCTTTTTCCGGGCTTTACGGCCGTGAAAAAATTATCGATCACGGAGACGAACCCTTTTTTAATCAGGATAATACGGAGCGTTTGCGTTTGTGGCAGTTTTTAGAAGACGAGCTTAAAACAACCGTTATGGTAAGCGGTTCTTATCAGCATAAATTCAAACAGGCTGGCCGTAAATTAAATGCAGGAATTAATTATACGTATCATCAGGAAGATGAAAAATATTTCTTTGATAATATTCTGCCGGCATCTACGGGCCGCGATGCTTTTAAACTGCTTTCGGATGAAAAAGTAATCGACCTTAATTTAGATTATGTACAACCATTAAAATACGGACGTTTTGAAACCGGAATTAAATTTAGAAACAGAGAGATTCCGACCAATATGCAGTTTTTTCCGGGAGAAAATTCTCCAATAGATGCAAATGCCGGAGGCTGGGCCACTTATAAAGAAATCATTCCGGCTGTTTACGGAAGTTATATTTATGAAAGTGAAAGAATTGAAGCAGAATTAGGGCTTCGTTATGAATATGTTGATCTTAAGTACGATGTAAATCCAAATCATCCTACTTATAAAAGCAACGGATATAATTATACAGAACCTTTCCCAAGTGTTAAACTGGCTTATAAAATTGATGATAAAAACAAATTCACCGCTTTTTATAACCGCCGTGTCGACAGGCCAAATGAAGTCGATATTCGTATTTTTCCAAAATACGATGATGCCGAAATTATTAAAGTAGGAAACCCTGCCCTGCGCCCGCAATATACAAGTGCGTTTGAAGCAGGTTATAAAACCGATTTTAACAAAGGCTATTTTTTAGCCTCTTTGTATTACCGTGTTATCAATGGAACTATTACCAGAATTGCGACTACAGTTCCCGGCAGTTCAATCATTTATAATGTATTTCAAAATGCTCTGGAAAGTTCTTCTTTTGGTGCCGAAATTGTGTACGCAAAAGAAATCAATTCGTGGTATTCTTTCAACATCAATGGATATATATATAAAAATACAATAGACGCCTTTACGGTCACCAATTTATATCCTGTTCCATCAACTTATACGGGCAGTCTTCAGGAAATAACTTCGGGAAATGTAAAATGGAACAATACCTTTTTGTTCAATAAAACACTTTCCGGGCAGGTTTCTATGGTATATCTCGCACCTGATATAATTCCGCAGGGAAAAATAGATTCGCGCTTTTCTACAGATTTGGGTGTAAAAAAGATGGTTCAAAAAGGAAAAGGCGAAATCTTTCTAAATGCCACAGATATTTTCAATACGCTGGTAATCAAAAAAGAAATTCAAGGCGAAGGATTTCACTATACAAGCAAGGATTATTATGAAACACAAGTCGTTCGTTTTGGGTACAGTTACAAGTTTTAACGGTATTCAAAATGAAATTCAAAATTAATTCAGAATTGCATTATAAAATTTGCAAACGAATGTTAAATAATAATTATGAACAAATTATCTTCAAAGTTCGGCAGATATTCACTGTTGATGCATTTTATTTTTTGGTTTTTAATACTATCTCAATTTTTAAGAATTTCCTTTTTCCTTTGGCAGTATAGCGAAGTTTCGTGGAATATTATCGATCTTTTAAGAACCCTGCTAACAGGTCTTTTCTTTGATTTTGGTACCGTTGCATTCATTTCCATTTGCAGTGTATTATATTATACTGTAATGCCAAATAAATGGGTAGGTTCTTTTTTAGATAAAATCTTAATTTACTTTTTTACATCCTTAACCGTTTTTATTCTTGTTTTTACCTTTTTTGCCGAATTGACATTTTGGGATGAATTTAAAACCAAATTTAATTTCATAGCCGTTGATTATCTTATATATACGCATGAAGTTGTAGCTAACATTCAACAGTCCTATCCCCTGCCCATTTTAATTGGCGGTGTATTACTGCTTACTTTTGTATTTCTGTTTATTTTTTATAAAAGAGGCGCTTTTACAACTACGTTTACGTCTAAAGCGAGTTTGAAAACGAGGCTTTCAGTTTTATTTTGTACGATTGGCATTGCTTTATTTTTTGGTTTCTTTATCACCAATAATCAGGCAGAATGGTCTCAAAACAGATACAATTCAGAAATATCAAAATCTGGTATTTATTCCTTTTTTGCCGCTTTTAGAAACAACCAAATGAAATATGTTGATTTCTATACTTCTATTCATAATGATAAAGCTTTTGGTATTATTAGAAAGAAATTAGCCGATCCTAATTCCATTTATACCCGAAAAGATTATTCTATTCACAGAAAAATTACAGACAGCAATCCATCTCTTGAAAACAAGAATGTTGTCTTTGTTTTGGTAGAAAGTTTGAGCGGAAGCTTTTTAAAGGAATTTGGAAATAAAGAAAACATCACTCCTTTTCTGGACAGTCTTGCCCAAAAAAGCATCTTCTTTAAAAATTTATATGCCACAGGAACCAGAACCGTGAGAGGAATGGAAGCCGTGACTTTGTGTATTCCGCCTACGCCGGGTCAAAGTATTGTAAAAAGACCTGATAATCAAAATTTGTATACCGTTTGCAGCGTTTTCAAATCCAGAAAATACGATTGTAATTTTTTCTACGGCGGCGACGGATATTTTGATAATATGAATGCCTATTTTGGAGGAAACGGATTTAATATTTACGATCGCGGACGCGGAAGTGTATTGAGCGATGAGATCAAAACTACTCGTAATAATATTAACGACAATGAAGTAACGTTTGAAAATGCGTGGGGAATTTGCGATGAAGATATTTTCAATAAAATGCTAAAAGTCGCCGATTCTCAATACAAAACCGGAAAACCGTTTTTCAATTTTGTAATGACAACATCCAATCACAGGCCATTTACTTATCCTTCGGGAAAAATTGATATCCCTTCTGGAACAAGTCGTGAAGGTGCCGTAAAATATACTGATTTTGCATTAAAAGAATTATTCAGAAAAGCCCAGACAAAACCCTGGTTTAAAAATACCGTTTTTGTAATAATTGCAGATCATTGTGCCAGCAGTGCCGGAAAAGATGAAATTGATGTGGCCAACTATCATATTCCGGCCTTCATTGTTAATTTACCTGAAAATCAGAAAATAAAGAAACAATGTTCTCAAATTGATTTATGGCCTACACTTTTTTCTCTTTTTCATTGGAATTACGAGTCTGATTTTTTTGGGAAAAATGTTTTGGATTCTCAATTTGAACAGCGTGCTTTAATGGGAACCTATCGAAAATTAGTCTTGATGAAAAAAGAGAAAGTAATGATTTTATCTGATCAGAAAAAACAGGCGTTTTATTCCTGGAATAAAGAAGATAATAGTTTGAAATCACTTCCTATAGATCAGTCTTTTTTAGAAGAAACAATTTCGTGGTACCAAACCGCCGATTTCCTTTTTACCAATAAACTTTTACAATAATGATTTATATTCATTTTATAATTAACCCAATTTCCGGAAGCGGTAAACATAATTTGTCTGCTTCTTATATCTTAAGCCAGTTTCCTAAAGATCAATATAAAATTGAGGTTGATTATACAAACCAAAAAAAGCACGCAATAGAACTCACAAAAGCTGCTATTGCACAAAACCCAGATTATATAATTGCATGCGGCGGAGACGGAACTATAAATGAAGTAGCTTCTTCGCTTATAGGAACTTCCGTAAAATTAGGAATTATTCCTGTAGGTTCAGGAAACGGACTGGCCTCTAATTTGAATATTCCAAGAGATTTTGACAAAGCAATTGCTATCATTAAAAAAGGGCATGCGACAGCAATGGATGTGGGACAAGTAAATGACAAATACTTTTTTAGCAATATGGGAATTGGCATTGATGCGCTTATTATTAAAAAATACGAACGAGCAGGAAAAAGAACACTTCCGGCTTATATCAAAGCAGCAATGTCTTCGAGTTTAGAATTTAAGACTCAAAAAACGATTGTACATTTTGACAATCAAACCCTTGAAATAAATCCGCTGATGTTGTTTATATCTAATTCTAACGAAATGGGTTATAATATGAGTCTTACTCCAAAAGCAAGTCTTCAGGACGGATTACTGGATATGATTGTAATTCCGAAATTATCTTTTTTGGAAAAAATAATGCTGGGGTTTAACGTGCTTCGAAATTCAATCGAAAAATTCAAAAAAGCACAGCACTTTTTAGTAAAAGAAATTCAAATTGAAATGCCGTCAAAAATCTTTATCGATTCTCAAATTGACGGAGAACAGCATAATTTGAAAACAAATAAATTAAACATAAAAATACTGCCCGGAGCACTCAACGTTTTAGTAGATTTATAAAATAAAATTTCCATAGAAAGAACCTTTTTAATTCTCTCTATGGAATATTTTTTTGTTTTAAACTCAGATTTAAAATTGTCTCACAAAGCTGCAGCCCAATTCTTTTCCGTTATAAAAAGGCATAATCATCGATGTAGTTTTGTTTTCTTTTGAAGATTTAAAAACTTTATTCTGCAAATACGGATACATCCAATATGCCGCTTTTGTACTTAAAATTCCAATTCCCGCGCCTGCCACAACATCTGTAAGCCAGTGTCTGTCATTATACATTCTAAAAAGTCCCGTTCCTGTCGCGACCGCATATCCTGCAATTCCATACCAAATCGATTGGTCTTTGTATTCCTGATACATAAATTCTGCGCCTGCAAAAGCTGTTGCAGTATGACCCGAAGGAAAAGAATTGTTAGAAGATCCGTCCGGTCTTTCTACTTTAGTAATATTTTTTAGGGCAAATACCGAAGCACTCATCATCAAGTAGGAACTTGCCAAAATAATAGAACGATCTTTCAGATTATTTTTTCCTTTTATACCCAAAGCGTTTAATCCGTATACAGAAGCCGCAGGCGCCCATTGCGAGAAATCATCAATAGAGATTTTGTGATCAATATCTTCATTAACTTCATCTTTAATTTCTTGATTATAACTTTTAAGCTGGTCGCTTTCTAAACCAATAAAACCATAACCAAGAAGAACGCCGGG
This portion of the Flavobacterium gelatinilyticum genome encodes:
- a CDS encoding LTA synthase family protein: MNKLSSKFGRYSLLMHFIFWFLILSQFLRISFFLWQYSEVSWNIIDLLRTLLTGLFFDFGTVAFISICSVLYYTVMPNKWVGSFLDKILIYFFTSLTVFILVFTFFAELTFWDEFKTKFNFIAVDYLIYTHEVVANIQQSYPLPILIGGVLLLTFVFLFIFYKRGAFTTTFTSKASLKTRLSVLFCTIGIALFFGFFITNNQAEWSQNRYNSEISKSGIYSFFAAFRNNQMKYVDFYTSIHNDKAFGIIRKKLADPNSIYTRKDYSIHRKITDSNPSLENKNVVFVLVESLSGSFLKEFGNKENITPFLDSLAQKSIFFKNLYATGTRTVRGMEAVTLCIPPTPGQSIVKRPDNQNLYTVCSVFKSRKYDCNFFYGGDGYFDNMNAYFGGNGFNIYDRGRGSVLSDEIKTTRNNINDNEVTFENAWGICDEDIFNKMLKVADSQYKTGKPFFNFVMTTSNHRPFTYPSGKIDIPSGTSREGAVKYTDFALKELFRKAQTKPWFKNTVFVIIADHCASSAGKDEIDVANYHIPAFIVNLPENQKIKKQCSQIDLWPTLFSLFHWNYESDFFGKNVLDSQFEQRALMGTYRKLVLMKKEKVMILSDQKKQAFYSWNKEDNSLKSLPIDQSFLEETISWYQTADFLFTNKLLQ
- a CDS encoding phosphatase PAP2 family protein; this translates as MRKTFLLFIFGMASVCAQNTVSDTIVVQDSVHNLKFNYKQLIIPGVLLGYGFIGLESDQLKSYNQEIKDEVNEDIDHKISIDDFSQWAPAASVYGLNALGIKGKNNLKDRSIILASSYLMMSASVFALKNITKVERPDGSSNNSFPSGHTATAFAGAEFMYQEYKDQSIWYGIAGYAVATGTGLFRMYNDRHWLTDVVAGAGIGILSTKAAYWMYPYLQNKVFKSSKENKTTSMIMPFYNGKELGCSFVRQF
- a CDS encoding response regulator transcription factor — protein: MKILIIEDEQEIAQSIKEYFKTNGVQCETAENYDLALSKIDSYDYDCILLDLMLPDGDGFDILKELKAKNKTEGVIIISAKENLETRLEGFNLGADDYLTKPFHLAELLVRMQALIRRKNFKGSNSITFNEIVIEIFSKTVFVNDIKLDITKKELDLLLFLIGNENKVLSKSSIAEHLSGDMADMLDNHDFIYAHIKNLKKKLTQAGSGDYIKTVYGLGYKWENE
- a CDS encoding TonB-dependent receptor domain-containing protein, coding for MKSKTILLLSFLLIIVLQLSAQKKSVTISGIVKDSNSKTVIPYANVVLKSSKDSKIFFGTVSGEDGRFTIAAVNSGNYILEVSVVGFKTKSQTLFVGSLSDYLDLGNIEIQEDINTLSEVVVSSKTQQNPVTLDKKVFAVADNITQSGGSVLQSMQNLPGVTVQNGKVQLRGNDKVTILIDGKQTALTGFGNQSGLDNIPASAIEKIEIINNPSSKYDANGNAGIINIIYKKNKQDGLNGKIGISSGYGALWERQANLPTIRPQYKVTPKINPSLSLNYRKDKINAYLQADYLYAETLNKNEFVTRTYDDGNVINQQTKRNRDTHFTTLKTGIDWNYNDRNTFSFSGLYGREKIIDHGDEPFFNQDNTERLRLWQFLEDELKTTVMVSGSYQHKFKQAGRKLNAGINYTYHQEDEKYFFDNILPASTGRDAFKLLSDEKVIDLNLDYVQPLKYGRFETGIKFRNREIPTNMQFFPGENSPIDANAGGWATYKEIIPAVYGSYIYESERIEAELGLRYEYVDLKYDVNPNHPTYKSNGYNYTEPFPSVKLAYKIDDKNKFTAFYNRRVDRPNEVDIRIFPKYDDAEIIKVGNPALRPQYTSAFEAGYKTDFNKGYFLASLYYRVINGTITRIATTVPGSSIIYNVFQNALESSSFGAEIVYAKEINSWYSFNINGYIYKNTIDAFTVTNLYPVPSTYTGSLQEITSGNVKWNNTFLFNKTLSGQVSMVYLAPDIIPQGKIDSRFSTDLGVKKMVQKGKGEIFLNATDIFNTLVIKKEIQGEGFHYTSKDYYETQVVRFGYSYKF
- a CDS encoding phosphatase PAP2 family protein, with amino-acid sequence MKKIIIIVILQFLTCSVFGQNTVPKHSIITDTVKNIRFNYKQLIIPGILIGYGFWGNESGQIKSFNNQIRDEFTEDIDCKISIDDFSRYAPAVSVYALNAFGVEGKNNMRDRSVILITSTIINVGTVFALKSLSNVERPDGTSNNSFPSGHTAIAFAGAEFLYQEYKDKSIWYGVAGYAVAAGTGIFRMYNNRHWLTDVAAGAGIGILSTKIAYWVNPYITRKLWHGEHKKSMSFIAPSYDGKNLTICYFKTF
- a CDS encoding DUF1214 domain-containing protein, whose protein sequence is MIKTITFTKGQTLPVKGFCLLILYDDHHFFASNEFKRYSLGTKNKNLKYNAHGSLTLYVQNSKPDSDKIDNWLSARKGTFSLYVRCYWPEEKL
- a CDS encoding sensor histidine kinase; its protein translation is MNNKKLLRKTTNSFLLYAVIILLIAAPVFYYICQWLYVYETDEVLLFHKGAFINESHNNYTANDIAAWNKYNPNISIVKDMGVTKDSIVGKMIFEALANEKEPFRILYAPVDINGKRYTYIEKRNLVEMEGMVFSVAVMFLFIIIILLTGIIWISKRSAKIIWKPFYNTLSQIEDFEIDKSNPPHFIPTDIDEFARLNKSLESLIEKNTAIYKSQREFVENAAHELQTPLALFQTKIDILQQLELNEEQSTLVGSLNKDVSRLNRLNKNLLLLSKIDNESYLEKNTISLNEYFEKHLDFFTEQAKAKNLTIQTEFKDALSVQGNAALAEVLLNNLFLNAIRHNKKDGRIEIQIENNALRFTNTGQETALAAENIFNRFSKVNPSSQGNGLGLAIIKKICEINHWEIQYYFNENLHIFEVKF
- a CDS encoding diacylglycerol/lipid kinase family protein, with amino-acid sequence MIYIHFIINPISGSGKHNLSASYILSQFPKDQYKIEVDYTNQKKHAIELTKAAIAQNPDYIIACGGDGTINEVASSLIGTSVKLGIIPVGSGNGLASNLNIPRDFDKAIAIIKKGHATAMDVGQVNDKYFFSNMGIGIDALIIKKYERAGKRTLPAYIKAAMSSSLEFKTQKTIVHFDNQTLEINPLMLFISNSNEMGYNMSLTPKASLQDGLLDMIVIPKLSFLEKIMLGFNVLRNSIEKFKKAQHFLVKEIQIEMPSKIFIDSQIDGEQHNLKTNKLNIKILPGALNVLVDL